A genome region from Natronosalvus rutilus includes the following:
- a CDS encoding ROK family protein: MNRIAVFGIGSTNFRSVLGSPSEGFLGEVTTEPTRPYELETQTLEALERLAANADGDLDAVGIATAGLVDDAGTVFSFDTPGGETVPQVRLAERIEASFGLPTAVANDCTASALGEYAFGAGADYRTVAHVTFGTGIGGGVVEDGHLLRGEHGHAGEVGLLPIVADGDLESCGVRGAWEAYCSGRGIAQYVRSLLAEESRETTLDHETVTAEAVFEAVDAGDQVAEDYLERIGRLNAAGLGGVCNAHDPGLVTVGGGVALNNAEVLLEAIEAHLDDYLFVERPTLEVTPLGDFIGLYGAMALAEGKSVH; the protein is encoded by the coding sequence ATGAATCGGATCGCCGTCTTCGGCATTGGCAGTACGAATTTTCGCTCCGTTCTCGGATCGCCGTCTGAAGGATTCCTGGGGGAGGTCACGACCGAACCGACACGACCGTACGAACTCGAGACCCAGACGCTCGAGGCGCTCGAGCGCCTGGCCGCGAACGCGGACGGCGACCTCGACGCGGTCGGCATCGCCACGGCCGGCCTCGTCGACGACGCGGGCACGGTCTTTTCGTTCGACACACCCGGCGGGGAGACCGTTCCGCAGGTACGACTCGCCGAGCGAATCGAGGCGTCGTTTGGCCTCCCTACGGCGGTTGCGAACGACTGCACCGCCTCAGCGCTCGGGGAGTACGCCTTCGGCGCCGGCGCGGACTACCGCACGGTCGCCCACGTCACCTTCGGAACCGGGATCGGCGGCGGGGTCGTCGAAGACGGGCACCTGCTCCGGGGCGAGCACGGTCACGCCGGCGAGGTCGGCCTGCTACCGATCGTCGCGGACGGGGACCTCGAGAGCTGCGGCGTGCGCGGGGCGTGGGAGGCGTACTGCTCCGGGCGAGGAATCGCGCAGTACGTTCGCTCCCTGCTCGCCGAGGAGTCCCGGGAGACGACGCTCGATCACGAGACCGTGACCGCTGAGGCGGTGTTCGAGGCCGTCGACGCCGGCGATCAGGTTGCCGAGGACTACCTCGAGCGAATCGGCCGGTTGAACGCCGCGGGCCTCGGCGGGGTCTGTAACGCCCACGACCCGGGGCTGGTGACGGTGGGTGGCGGGGTCGCACTGAACAACGCCGAAGTCCTCCTCGAGGCCATCGAGGCTCACCTCGACGACTATCTGTTCGTCGAACGCCCGACGCTCGAGGTGACGCCACTCGGGGACTTCATCGGCCTGTACGGGGCGATGGCTCTCGCCGAGGGAAAATCTGTGCACTGA
- a CDS encoding DUF6293 family protein encodes MSRDSPVTDRVHVVPLGFEYARVKEPILRWKADRVVPIEYRDSDREIPFVRALLEELEANERITVDRRSCDIFDLYDTLGTISAAIADYADDDVFVNLSAGSKITAIAGMIACMATGARPIYARPSYGPEASRIPEEPLHEEVAEIFELPRYPIERPSDVHVAFLAHVDAETAETASGRYRGVSKTDLIDFALESAFPFVARSEATTRKGYYRLLDRHVVNPLLEKGYFEVDKVGREKYVTLTEDGRNVLRAFRYAAEEA; translated from the coding sequence ATGAGCCGCGACTCGCCGGTGACCGACCGCGTTCACGTCGTCCCGCTCGGCTTCGAGTACGCTCGCGTGAAAGAACCGATCCTGCGGTGGAAGGCCGATCGCGTCGTACCGATCGAGTACCGTGACAGCGACCGGGAGATTCCGTTCGTTCGAGCGCTCCTCGAAGAACTCGAGGCAAACGAGCGCATCACAGTCGACCGCCGCTCCTGTGACATCTTCGACCTGTACGACACGCTTGGGACGATTTCGGCAGCGATCGCGGACTACGCCGACGACGACGTCTTCGTCAACCTCTCCGCCGGGAGCAAGATCACCGCCATCGCGGGCATGATCGCCTGCATGGCGACCGGCGCACGGCCGATCTACGCCCGGCCGTCGTACGGCCCAGAGGCGTCGCGGATCCCCGAGGAACCGCTTCACGAGGAGGTGGCGGAAATATTCGAACTACCAAGGTACCCCATCGAACGACCATCGGACGTTCACGTCGCGTTTCTGGCACACGTCGACGCGGAGACCGCGGAGACGGCCAGCGGGCGCTACCGCGGGGTAAGCAAGACAGACCTGATCGACTTCGCCCTCGAGTCGGCGTTCCCGTTCGTCGCGCGGTCCGAGGCGACGACGCGGAAGGGCTACTATCGACTGCTGGATCGGCACGTCGTGAATCCCTTGCTGGAGAAGGGGTACTTCGAGGTCGATAAGGTCGGTCGCGAGAAGTACGTCACCCTCACCGAGGACGGACGGAACGTGCTTCGGGCGTTTCGATACGCCGCCGAAGAGGCCTGA
- a CDS encoding acetamidase/formamidase family protein yields MAQREIQPELSVDKYTLGLVGPDQEWAGTVADGGTVTTHTPPACWGPMITPSFRGGHEVTRPIRVENAEIGDAIAIKIRDIEVTSVATSTGSMVERADAFGDDPFVDHRCPECGTDWPDSVVEGTGEESIRCAECGANASAFGFEFGYTVAFDDDRQVGLTMDAEAADELADRAEAAMALPEHSRQHPIVLYKPSEIPGTLGHLRPFLGNIGTTPPIEMPDSHNAGDFGQFLIGADHDWGLETEADLEQRTDGHMDVNAVREGAVLVCPVKVDGGGIYVGDMHANQGDGELSLHTTDVSGRTTFDVEVIEGLELAGPLLLPNESDLPHISKPFTDAELERGRDLGVEYGVEPVEDVGPIQIIGSGATINDATENAFARASDLLEMSEGEVRARCTFTGGVEIGRLPGVVQLTMLAPMDRLEARGIAEVVREQYDL; encoded by the coding sequence ATGGCACAACGCGAGATTCAGCCTGAGCTGTCCGTCGACAAATACACGCTCGGCCTCGTCGGACCCGATCAGGAATGGGCAGGAACCGTCGCTGACGGCGGCACCGTTACGACGCACACGCCGCCAGCGTGCTGGGGACCGATGATCACTCCCTCGTTTCGAGGGGGGCACGAAGTCACCCGACCAATTCGTGTCGAGAACGCGGAAATCGGCGACGCCATCGCGATCAAAATCCGTGACATTGAGGTGACGAGCGTCGCGACCAGCACTGGCAGCATGGTCGAGCGCGCGGACGCCTTTGGAGATGATCCGTTCGTTGATCACCGGTGTCCCGAATGCGGGACCGACTGGCCGGACAGCGTCGTTGAGGGTACCGGCGAGGAGTCGATCCGTTGTGCGGAGTGTGGAGCTAACGCTTCGGCGTTCGGGTTCGAGTTCGGGTACACCGTCGCCTTCGACGACGATCGGCAGGTCGGCCTCACGATGGACGCCGAAGCCGCCGACGAACTCGCCGACCGCGCCGAAGCGGCAATGGCACTTCCCGAGCACTCCCGCCAGCACCCTATCGTGCTGTACAAGCCATCGGAGATACCGGGAACGCTCGGTCACCTTCGGCCGTTTCTCGGTAACATTGGGACAACGCCGCCGATCGAAATGCCAGACTCACACAACGCCGGCGACTTCGGGCAGTTCCTCATTGGTGCTGACCACGATTGGGGCCTCGAGACCGAAGCCGACCTCGAACAGCGTACCGACGGCCACATGGACGTCAACGCGGTACGGGAGGGGGCCGTCCTCGTCTGTCCGGTGAAAGTCGACGGCGGCGGCATCTACGTCGGCGACATGCACGCCAATCAGGGCGACGGCGAACTCTCCTTACACACCACGGACGTCAGCGGGCGTACGACGTTCGACGTCGAGGTCATCGAAGGCCTTGAGCTCGCGGGGCCGCTCCTGTTGCCCAACGAGTCTGATCTGCCTCACATCAGCAAGCCCTTCACCGATGCCGAACTCGAACGAGGACGGGACCTCGGCGTCGAGTACGGCGTAGAGCCCGTCGAGGACGTCGGCCCGATCCAGATCATCGGTTCTGGGGCGACGATCAACGACGCGACCGAGAACGCGTTCGCACGGGCTAGCGACCTCCTCGAGATGTCCGAGGGCGAGGTCCGAGCGCGCTGTACGTTCACCGGCGGCGTCGAAATCGGCCGTCTCCCGGGCGTCGTACAGCTTACCATGCTCGCCCCGATGGATCGCCTCGAGGCGCGAGGGATCGCCGAGGTCGTCCGCGAGCAGTACGACCTCTGA
- the uvrA gene encoding excinuclease ABC subunit UvrA encodes MSKDQIDVRGAQEHNLKDVDVSIPRESFTVVTGLSGSGKSSLAFDTVYAEGQRRYIESLSAYARNFLGQMDKPQVETVEGLSPAISIDQKNAANNPRSTVGTVTELHDYLRLLYARVGTQYDPITGEEVGTQSAQDMVQQVMALPEGTRAKIAAPIVRDQKGAFEDLFEELLTEGYSRVEVDGEEVDLATEKPDLDKNYDHTIDVIVDRVKISEEARPRITDSVETALEEADGVLKLIIPDPSDEIDLGSNTRSTGDLAGEGDHRLTVEFSTALGNPNSDFQFSEIETRSFSFNSPHGACPECEGLGKTKEVDEDLVIQDPSKSLKHVFEPWSYNRSYYQTRLDSVAEHFDVSLETPWEELDASIQDQFLYGTNRQVVFKRRTKNGIRRKTKRFEGVIPNLDRRYLETDSDGTRDHIEKYMAVTECPACDGSRLKEQSRHVRVGGTSIDEVNRLSIGDALEHFEGLEAELSGRDLTIAEEILKEIRARLGFMCEVGLEYLTLDREASTLSGGESQRIRLATQVGSGLVGVLYVLDEPSIGLHQRDNDRLLDTLCELRDIGNTLLVVEHDEETMRRADQVIDMGPGPGKRGGEVVVNGPLEEVKACEESITGDYLSGRKGIPVPEERREPQGALTIHGARQHNLDDVDVDIPMGCFTAITGVSGSGKSTLMHKVLYKALAREMNDNTSVIPGDHDAIEGIDQIETVRLIDQSPIGRTPRSNPATYTGVFDYIRELFAQTKLAKQRGYEKGRFSFNVKEGRCAECGGQGTVKIEMNFLSDVYVPCEACGGARYNDATLDVTYKDATIADVLEMSVEEAYDFFESSSQLRRRLQLLKDVGLDYMKLGQPSTTLSGGEAQRIKLAEELGKRDTGNTLYLLDEPTTGLHSEDERKLIDVLHRLTDNDNTVVVIEHELDLVKNADHIIDLGPEGGENGGEVVATGTPEAVARSENSYTGLYLRDLLPGVDLEGPRGERVEPMTMPMDD; translated from the coding sequence ATGAGCAAGGACCAGATCGACGTCCGTGGGGCACAGGAACACAACCTCAAGGATGTCGACGTCTCGATTCCGCGTGAATCGTTCACCGTCGTCACCGGACTCTCCGGATCCGGAAAGTCCTCCCTCGCGTTCGACACGGTCTATGCCGAAGGTCAGCGCCGCTACATCGAGAGTCTCTCGGCGTACGCCCGCAACTTCCTCGGACAGATGGACAAGCCCCAGGTCGAGACCGTCGAAGGGCTCTCGCCCGCCATCTCCATCGACCAGAAGAACGCGGCGAACAATCCCCGGTCGACCGTCGGGACCGTCACTGAGTTACACGACTACCTCCGTCTGCTCTACGCCCGCGTCGGCACGCAGTACGATCCGATCACGGGCGAGGAAGTCGGCACCCAGAGCGCCCAGGACATGGTCCAGCAGGTAATGGCCCTGCCGGAGGGCACCCGCGCGAAGATCGCCGCCCCGATCGTCCGTGACCAGAAGGGGGCCTTCGAGGACCTGTTCGAGGAACTGCTGACCGAGGGGTACTCTCGAGTCGAAGTCGACGGCGAGGAAGTCGACCTCGCGACCGAGAAACCCGACCTCGACAAGAACTACGACCACACCATCGACGTGATCGTCGACCGCGTGAAGATCAGCGAGGAGGCCCGTCCCCGGATCACCGACAGCGTCGAGACGGCCCTCGAGGAGGCCGACGGCGTCCTCAAACTCATCATCCCCGACCCGAGCGACGAGATCGACCTGGGGTCGAATACCCGCTCGACAGGAGACCTTGCTGGTGAGGGCGACCACCGCCTGACCGTCGAGTTCTCGACGGCGCTGGGCAATCCGAACAGCGATTTCCAGTTCAGCGAAATCGAGACCCGTAGCTTCTCGTTCAACAGCCCGCACGGTGCCTGTCCCGAGTGTGAGGGGCTGGGCAAGACCAAGGAGGTCGACGAGGATCTAGTGATCCAGGACCCCTCGAAGTCGCTCAAACACGTCTTCGAACCCTGGAGCTACAACCGCTCGTACTATCAGACGCGACTCGACTCGGTGGCCGAGCACTTCGACGTGAGCCTCGAGACGCCGTGGGAAGAACTCGATGCGAGTATCCAGGACCAGTTCCTCTACGGCACGAACCGCCAGGTGGTCTTCAAACGCCGCACCAAAAACGGCATCCGGCGCAAGACCAAGCGCTTCGAGGGCGTCATCCCCAATCTCGACCGGCGCTACCTCGAGACCGACTCCGACGGCACGCGCGATCACATCGAGAAGTACATGGCCGTCACGGAGTGTCCGGCCTGCGACGGCTCTCGGCTCAAGGAACAGTCTCGCCACGTTCGCGTCGGCGGGACCTCGATCGACGAGGTCAACCGCCTGTCCATCGGCGACGCCCTCGAGCACTTCGAGGGGCTCGAAGCCGAGTTGTCGGGTCGCGACCTCACCATCGCCGAGGAGATCCTCAAGGAGATTCGCGCCCGCCTGGGCTTCATGTGCGAGGTCGGCCTCGAGTATCTCACCCTCGACCGGGAGGCCTCGACGCTTTCGGGCGGCGAGAGCCAGCGCATCCGACTGGCGACGCAGGTCGGTTCCGGCCTCGTCGGCGTCCTCTACGTCCTCGACGAGCCCTCCATCGGGCTCCACCAGCGCGACAACGACCGCTTGCTCGACACGCTCTGTGAGCTTCGAGACATCGGCAATACGCTGCTCGTCGTCGAACACGACGAGGAGACGATGCGTCGGGCCGATCAGGTCATCGACATGGGCCCCGGGCCCGGGAAACGCGGCGGCGAGGTCGTCGTCAACGGACCGCTCGAGGAGGTCAAGGCCTGCGAGGAGTCGATCACTGGCGACTATCTTTCCGGGCGGAAGGGCATTCCCGTCCCCGAAGAGCGCCGCGAGCCACAGGGCGCGCTGACGATCCACGGGGCCCGCCAGCACAACCTGGACGACGTGGACGTGGACATCCCGATGGGGTGTTTCACGGCGATCACGGGCGTCTCGGGCTCTGGAAAGTCGACCCTGATGCACAAGGTGCTCTACAAGGCCCTGGCACGGGAGATGAACGACAACACCTCCGTAATTCCGGGCGATCACGACGCCATCGAGGGGATCGACCAGATCGAAACCGTTCGACTGATCGACCAGTCGCCCATCGGGCGCACCCCGCGCTCGAACCCGGCGACCTACACCGGCGTCTTCGACTACATCCGAGAGCTGTTCGCCCAGACCAAACTCGCCAAACAGCGCGGCTACGAGAAGGGACGGTTCTCCTTCAACGTCAAGGAGGGCCGCTGTGCGGAGTGTGGTGGGCAGGGAACGGTAAAGATCGAGATGAACTTCCTCTCGGACGTCTACGTCCCCTGCGAGGCCTGTGGCGGCGCTCGGTACAACGACGCCACCCTCGACGTCACCTACAAGGACGCGACCATCGCGGATGTCCTCGAGATGTCCGTCGAGGAGGCTTACGACTTCTTCGAGTCCTCGAGCCAGCTGCGCCGTCGCCTCCAGCTCCTGAAGGACGTCGGCCTCGATTACATGAAACTGGGCCAGCCTTCGACCACGCTCTCGGGCGGGGAGGCCCAGCGGATCAAGCTCGCCGAGGAACTCGGGAAGCGAGACACGGGCAACACGCTCTACTTGCTCGACGAGCCCACGACGGGACTGCACTCGGAAGACGAGCGCAAGCTCATCGACGTGCTCCACCGCCTGACGGACAACGACAACACCGTCGTCGTCATCGAGCACGAACTCGACCTCGTGAAAAACGCTGACCACATCATCGACCTCGGTCCCGAGGGCGGCGAGAACGGCGGTGAGGTCGTTGCGACGGGTACGCCCGAAGCGGTTGCCCGGAGCGAGAACTCCTACACGGGGCTGTACCTGCGGGATTTACTCCCCGGGGTGGACCTCGAGGGCCCGCGCGGCGAGCGCGTCGAGCCGATGACGATGCCGATGGACGACTGA
- a CDS encoding class I SAM-dependent methyltransferase yields MRAFSEAYLRRTREGMWADSREALSSLDLASRERVLDVGCGSGELTRVLAEECPGEVVGCDVDRSLLEFARDPVDAETSAAPVVQGDATRLPFADDSFDLVLCQALLINLPDPAAAVQEFARVSSEGVAAVEPDNGAVTVESTVPREATLERRARRAYLGGIETDVTLGAGAREVFESVDLEDVTTSRYDHDRSIEPPYDEHALTVARRKATGAGLADDRATMLESDLTDEGYDDLRRAWREMGRDVIEQMQASTYERTETVPFYVTSGRVSSLE; encoded by the coding sequence GTGCGCGCGTTCTCCGAAGCCTACCTCCGCCGGACCCGCGAGGGCATGTGGGCCGACTCCCGTGAAGCCCTCTCGAGTCTCGACCTCGCTTCCCGCGAGCGCGTCTTGGACGTGGGCTGTGGCTCGGGCGAACTCACTCGCGTCCTCGCCGAGGAGTGTCCTGGCGAGGTCGTCGGGTGTGACGTCGACCGGTCGTTGCTCGAGTTCGCTCGCGATCCAGTGGACGCAGAAACGTCGGCAGCCCCCGTCGTCCAGGGCGACGCCACTCGCCTCCCATTCGCCGACGACAGCTTTGACCTCGTGCTCTGTCAGGCCCTCCTGATCAACCTGCCCGACCCGGCCGCAGCCGTCCAGGAGTTCGCCCGCGTCTCGAGCGAGGGCGTCGCCGCCGTCGAACCTGACAACGGCGCCGTCACCGTCGAATCCACAGTCCCGCGGGAAGCGACCCTCGAGCGCCGCGCTCGCCGGGCTTACCTCGGCGGCATCGAGACGGACGTGACTCTCGGCGCCGGTGCTCGAGAGGTGTTCGAGTCGGTCGACCTCGAGGACGTCACCACCTCCCGCTACGACCACGACCGTTCGATCGAACCGCCCTACGACGAGCACGCGCTGACGGTCGCCCGCCGAAAGGCGACGGGGGCCGGACTGGCCGACGATCGGGCGACGATGCTCGAGAGCGACCTTACGGACGAAGGCTACGACGACCTGCGGCGAGCCTGGCGCGAGATGGGGCGGGACGTGATCGAACAGATGCAAGCGAGCACCTACGAGCGGACGGAGACGGTGCCCTTTTACGTGACGTCCGGACGGGTATCGAGCCTCGAGTGA